In the Methylophilus sp. 5 genome, one interval contains:
- a CDS encoding mechanosensitive ion channel family protein: MAWLTYLGIENPAEMLALVKTLLRIFLIIGVAYVLNRLSKKLIVKLRDQLNARSADNIEEIKRLNTLSMVLRYIVTTVILAITIVEILHELGISIAPVLAAAGVVGLAVGFGAQSLVKDYFNGFFLLLENQIRKDDVVEIANKSGLVEEITLRYIKMRDYEGNVHYVPNGQITTVTNRSRDFAYAVMDIRVGYDENIARVMQIMHEVGASILQDAHLRDKVLDKLDIAGVDNLAESAVIIRCRMKVRPLEQWTIKREYLKRIKNAFDAQQIEIPFPHLTVYQGPTAEPLAA; encoded by the coding sequence ATGGCTTGGCTGACTTATTTAGGTATCGAAAATCCGGCAGAAATGCTGGCACTGGTCAAAACGCTGCTGCGTATTTTTTTAATTATTGGGGTCGCGTACGTTTTAAATCGCCTGAGCAAAAAACTGATTGTAAAACTCAGGGATCAATTGAACGCAAGAAGCGCAGACAATATTGAAGAAATTAAGCGCCTGAATACCCTGAGTATGGTGCTGCGTTACATTGTCACCACGGTGATTCTGGCCATTACCATCGTAGAAATACTGCATGAGTTAGGCATCTCCATCGCGCCTGTGCTTGCTGCGGCAGGCGTGGTCGGCCTGGCGGTGGGGTTTGGTGCACAAAGCCTGGTTAAAGATTACTTTAACGGGTTTTTCTTGCTGCTCGAAAACCAGATTCGCAAAGACGACGTAGTGGAGATTGCCAATAAATCAGGCCTGGTGGAAGAAATCACCCTGCGCTATATCAAGATGCGCGACTATGAAGGCAATGTGCATTATGTGCCTAACGGCCAGATCACCACCGTGACCAATCGCTCACGCGATTTTGCCTATGCCGTGATGGATATCCGCGTTGGCTATGACGAAAATATCGCCAGGGTGATGCAGATCATGCACGAGGTGGGCGCCAGTATTTTGCAAGATGCGCACTTGCGAGACAAAGTGCTGGATAAACTGGATATTGCCGGCGTTGATAACCTGGCAGAGTCTGCGGTGATTATTCGCTGCCGCATGAAAGTGCGGCCCTTGGAGCAATGGACCATCAAGCGGGAATATTTAAAGCGAATTAAAAACGCATTCGATGCGCAGCAGATTGAAATTCCGTTCCCGCACCTCACCGTTTACCAAGGCCCAACAGCCGAACCGCTGGCTGCTTAA
- the glmM gene encoding phosphoglucosamine mutase has product MSKQYFGTDGIRGRVGESVITPEFVMKLGYAAGRVLASHEHLPAGKRPTVLIGKDTRISGYMLEASLEAGLSAAGVDVLLTGPMPTPAVAYLTRALRAQAGIVISASHNPYYDNGIKFFSAQGTKLPDDIEHAIEAELAKPMQVMESAQLGKAKRVDDAAGRYVEFCKSAFPNHLDLRGLKIVLDCAHGATYHVAPPVFHELGAEVIAIGNQPDGLNINEGMGSTHPQALQKAVLEHQADLGIAFDGDGDRVMMVDGAGNLLDGDQLLYIIAMGLYAKGKLKGGVAGTLMTNLALEHALQKHQIPFGRAKVGDRYVLELLQDKNWKLGGENSGHILTLDKHTSGDAIIAALQVLQSLRESGKTLQQLGADLTLYPQVLINVTTKQKLDLNQTAVQAAVTQAEAALNGEGRVLLRASGTEPKIRVMVEGLNPTLVQAQAEQIAAVIRQLAA; this is encoded by the coding sequence ATGAGTAAACAGTATTTTGGCACCGATGGTATTCGTGGCCGTGTTGGTGAGTCGGTGATTACGCCTGAGTTTGTCATGAAACTAGGCTATGCGGCCGGGCGCGTATTGGCCAGCCATGAGCACTTGCCTGCCGGTAAGCGTCCAACTGTGCTTATCGGTAAAGATACCCGTATTTCAGGCTATATGCTGGAAGCCTCGTTAGAAGCGGGTTTATCTGCTGCTGGCGTGGATGTTTTGCTCACCGGCCCCATGCCGACACCGGCGGTTGCTTATTTGACACGTGCCTTACGCGCGCAGGCTGGTATTGTGATTTCTGCGTCACATAACCCGTATTACGATAACGGCATCAAGTTTTTCTCTGCGCAAGGCACCAAGTTGCCAGATGATATTGAGCATGCAATTGAAGCAGAGCTTGCCAAACCTATGCAGGTCATGGAGTCGGCACAATTGGGTAAAGCCAAACGGGTGGATGATGCCGCTGGCCGCTATGTGGAGTTCTGTAAGAGTGCTTTTCCTAATCACCTTGACTTGCGCGGCCTGAAAATTGTGCTCGATTGCGCGCATGGTGCGACTTACCACGTGGCACCCCCCGTGTTTCATGAGTTGGGCGCAGAAGTCATTGCCATCGGTAATCAACCAGACGGCCTTAATATTAATGAAGGCATGGGTTCTACGCATCCGCAGGCACTGCAAAAGGCTGTGCTTGAGCACCAGGCCGATCTCGGCATCGCCTTTGACGGCGATGGCGATCGCGTGATGATGGTCGATGGTGCGGGTAACCTGCTCGATGGTGACCAGTTGCTATATATCATCGCCATGGGGCTCTATGCCAAAGGCAAACTCAAAGGCGGTGTGGCTGGCACGCTCATGACTAATCTGGCACTGGAGCATGCGTTGCAAAAGCATCAGATTCCGTTTGGCCGCGCCAAAGTGGGTGACCGTTATGTGCTGGAGTTATTACAGGACAAAAACTGGAAGCTGGGCGGAGAGAATTCCGGCCATATTCTCACGCTGGATAAACACACCAGTGGTGATGCCATTATTGCGGCATTGCAAGTACTGCAATCACTGCGCGAAAGTGGTAAAACGTTACAGCAACTGGGCGCAGATTTAACCTTGTATCCGCAAGTGCTGATTAACGTGACCACTAAACAAAAGCTGGATTTGAACCAGACTGCCGTTCAGGCTGCGGTCACGCAGGCAGAAGCTGCGCTTAACGGCGAGGGCCGTGTGTTATTACGCGCATCTGGCACCGAGCCTAAAATTCGTGTGATGGTAGAAGGCTTGAATCCAACCTTGGTACAAGCCCAGGCCGAGCAGATTGCCGCGGTGATTCGTCAGTTAGCCGCTTAA
- the folP gene encoding dihydropteroate synthase translates to MLFQCGRFRLDFETPKVMGIINVTPDSFSDGGQFDRRDAAVAHALALIEQGADVLDIGGESTRPNAPPVPLAEELQRVIPVIEALVARNIAVPISIDTYKPAVMRAAIAAGASIVNDVRGLQEEGALQAVANSDVGVCIMHMQGTPQTMQIEPHYDDVVAEVKQFLREQRDACLSAGVAQERIMLDPGFGFGKTRAHNIALAKALPALLDLNCPLLVGLSRKSVLGQMTGNDVDARLYASVAAAVISAMQGAHLLRVHDVKATVEALKVVSALK, encoded by the coding sequence ATGCTGTTTCAGTGCGGACGTTTTAGGCTGGACTTTGAGACCCCTAAAGTCATGGGGATTATCAATGTCACACCAGACTCTTTTTCGGATGGTGGGCAATTTGATCGGCGTGATGCCGCCGTGGCCCACGCACTTGCCTTGATAGAGCAGGGCGCTGATGTACTTGATATTGGCGGCGAGTCGACGCGGCCGAATGCACCGCCGGTGCCGTTAGCCGAAGAATTGCAGCGCGTGATTCCGGTGATTGAAGCATTGGTCGCACGCAATATTGCTGTGCCTATTTCAATTGACACCTATAAACCCGCAGTGATGCGTGCCGCCATTGCTGCGGGCGCCTCTATTGTGAACGATGTACGCGGCTTACAAGAAGAGGGTGCGTTACAAGCCGTTGCCAATAGCGATGTCGGCGTATGCATTATGCATATGCAAGGCACACCGCAAACCATGCAAATTGAGCCACATTATGATGATGTCGTGGCAGAGGTGAAACAGTTTTTACGCGAGCAGCGCGATGCCTGTCTCTCTGCTGGCGTGGCACAAGAGCGTATCATGCTAGACCCAGGCTTTGGTTTTGGTAAAACCCGTGCCCATAATATTGCGTTGGCCAAAGCCTTGCCTGCGCTGCTGGATTTAAATTGCCCGCTATTGGTCGGTTTGTCACGCAAGTCGGTATTGGGGCAAATGACGGGCAATGATGTCGATGCTCGCTTGTATGCCAGTGTGGCTGCGGCCGTGATCAGTGCCATGCAAGGTGCGCATTTACTGCGTGTGCATGACGTAAAAGCCACAGTCGAAGCACTCAAAGTGGTTAGCGCGTTGAAGTAA
- the ftsH gene encoding ATP-dependent zinc metalloprotease FtsH produces the protein MNNLLKNIAIWVAIALLLMTVFNQFNGPGRSSGQVVYSQFMQEVRDGRVAKVQIDGRSLHVTTNEGKNYDTFTPSDPWLVSDLLKNNVIVEAKPEEHESMLMSIFVSWFPMILLIGVWVFFMRQMQGGGKGGGPFSFGKSKARQLDESNNSTTFADVAGCDEAKEEVAELVEFLKDPSKFQKLGGRIPRGVLMVGPPGTGKTLLARAIAGEAKVPFFSISGSDFVEMFVGVGAARVRDMFETAKKNSPCIVFIDEIDAVGRHRGAGTGGGNDEREQTLNQMLVEMDGFEANSGVIVIAATNRADVLDKALLRPGRFDRQVMVGLPDIKGREQILNVHMRKVPIDPDVRADILARGTPGFSGADLANLVNEAALFAARRNKRTVDMQDFEDAKDKIFMGPERKSMVMREEERLNTAYHESGHAVVAKLLPKADPVHKVTIMPRGWALGLTWQLPEHDRISNYKDKMLEDISILFGGRIAEEIFMHQMSTGASNDFERATKLARDMVTKFGMSDALGTMVYAGSEQDSWMGSMSSRTVSEATQQKVDAEIRRILDEQYGIARKLLEDNRDKVEAMTKALMELETIDADQINDIMAGLPVRAPKPKNGPTISSGGSGTGTMVNPTPQPAAKGDDTETNA, from the coding sequence TTGAATAATCTATTGAAAAATATCGCGATTTGGGTAGCGATCGCCCTGTTGCTGATGACGGTATTTAATCAATTTAACGGTCCCGGCAGAAGTAGTGGTCAAGTGGTTTACTCACAATTTATGCAAGAGGTCAGAGATGGCCGCGTTGCTAAAGTGCAAATTGATGGCCGCTCACTGCATGTGACGACCAATGAAGGTAAAAATTACGATACCTTCACGCCTTCTGATCCATGGCTGGTGTCTGACCTGCTGAAAAATAATGTGATTGTCGAAGCCAAGCCAGAAGAGCATGAATCCATGCTTATGAGCATTTTCGTGTCCTGGTTCCCAATGATTTTGCTGATTGGTGTCTGGGTGTTTTTTATGCGTCAGATGCAAGGCGGCGGCAAAGGCGGTGGCCCATTTTCGTTTGGCAAAAGTAAAGCGCGTCAACTCGACGAGTCTAACAACAGCACTACCTTTGCCGATGTCGCTGGTTGTGATGAAGCCAAAGAAGAAGTGGCCGAGCTGGTTGAGTTTTTAAAAGACCCAAGCAAGTTTCAAAAATTGGGTGGCCGTATTCCACGTGGTGTGTTGATGGTCGGCCCACCAGGGACAGGTAAAACTTTGCTGGCACGCGCGATTGCGGGTGAGGCAAAAGTGCCGTTTTTTAGTATCTCAGGGTCTGACTTTGTCGAGATGTTTGTTGGCGTGGGCGCTGCACGTGTGCGTGACATGTTTGAAACTGCCAAGAAAAACTCACCTTGTATCGTGTTTATCGACGAGATTGATGCGGTCGGTCGTCATCGTGGCGCAGGCACTGGCGGTGGTAACGATGAGCGCGAGCAAACGCTGAACCAGATGCTGGTTGAAATGGATGGCTTTGAAGCAAACTCCGGCGTGATTGTGATTGCTGCAACTAACCGTGCAGATGTGCTGGATAAAGCCTTGTTACGTCCTGGCCGTTTTGACCGTCAGGTGATGGTCGGTTTGCCAGATATTAAAGGCCGCGAGCAGATTTTAAATGTGCATATGCGCAAAGTGCCGATTGATCCAGATGTCAGAGCAGATATTCTGGCGCGTGGTACACCAGGCTTTAGTGGAGCTGACCTGGCTAACCTGGTGAACGAAGCAGCTTTGTTTGCAGCACGCCGTAACAAGCGTACTGTTGATATGCAGGACTTTGAAGATGCCAAAGACAAGATTTTCATGGGCCCTGAGCGCAAGTCTATGGTCATGCGTGAAGAAGAGCGCTTGAATACGGCTTATCATGAGTCTGGCCACGCTGTGGTGGCCAAGTTGTTGCCAAAAGCGGATCCGGTGCATAAAGTGACTATCATGCCACGTGGCTGGGCTTTGGGCTTAACCTGGCAGTTGCCTGAGCATGACCGTATCAGCAACTACAAGGACAAAATGCTGGAAGATATTTCGATTCTGTTTGGCGGCCGGATTGCCGAAGAGATTTTCATGCATCAAATGTCAACTGGCGCTTCTAACGACTTTGAACGTGCCACTAAACTGGCGCGTGATATGGTGACTAAGTTTGGTATGTCTGACGCTTTGGGCACCATGGTTTATGCCGGTAGCGAGCAAGATTCCTGGATGGGCAGCATGTCGTCCCGCACCGTGTCTGAAGCTACGCAGCAAAAGGTTGATGCTGAAATCCGCCGTATTCTCGACGAGCAATACGGCATTGCCCGCAAGTTGCTGGAAGACAACCGTGATAAGGTCGAGGCGATGACTAAGGCGTTGATGGAACTTGAAACCATTGATGCTGACCAGATCAATGACATTATGGCTGGTTTACCGGTGCGTGCGCCCAAGCCAAAAAATGGACCAACGATCAGTTCTGGCGGTAGTGGCACTGGCACCATGGTCAATCCGACGCCACAACCGGCGGCAAAGGGCGACGACACTGAAACGAATGCCTAG
- the rlmE gene encoding 23S rRNA (uridine(2552)-2'-O)-methyltransferase RlmE: MKPTKTSKAWMQEHLNDEFVKRAQKDGYRARAAYKLLEIDDKDKLIKPGMTVVDLGSTPGSWSQVAVQRIKGQGRVIALDILEMHPIPGVEFICGDFREEVVLKQLETSLNHKLVDLVIADMAPNMSGLKDVDQAGATYLTELALDFCQQWLKPGGNFVVKVFIGSGFDEIVKQMRGQFEKVVTRKPKASRDRSSEVYLLGLQRKA, from the coding sequence ATGAAACCCACTAAAACCAGCAAAGCCTGGATGCAGGAACACTTGAACGACGAGTTTGTGAAGCGTGCACAAAAGGACGGTTATCGTGCTCGTGCGGCCTACAAACTGCTGGAAATCGACGATAAAGATAAATTGATCAAGCCAGGCATGACTGTGGTTGACTTGGGCTCTACGCCTGGGAGCTGGTCACAGGTGGCTGTGCAGCGCATTAAAGGGCAGGGGCGCGTGATTGCACTGGATATACTGGAAATGCATCCTATCCCTGGTGTTGAGTTTATTTGTGGTGACTTTCGTGAGGAAGTCGTGCTCAAACAGCTTGAAACCAGTTTGAATCATAAATTGGTTGATTTGGTGATTGCTGATATGGCGCCCAATATGAGTGGCCTTAAAGATGTTGATCAGGCAGGGGCCACCTACCTCACCGAGCTAGCGCTGGATTTTTGTCAGCAATGGCTGAAACCGGGGGGTAATTTTGTGGTCAAAGTATTTATCGGCAGCGGTTTTGACGAAATTGTGAAGCAAATGCGTGGCCAATTTGAAAAAGTGGTCACACGTAAACCTAAAGCCTCGCGTGATCGCAGTAGTGAAGTTTATTTGCTGGGCTTGCAGCGTAAAGCTTGA
- the yhbY gene encoding ribosome assembly RNA-binding protein YhbY, with translation MQLNSKQIAYLRGLAHTLSPVVMIGNNGLTDAVLKEIEVSLNAHELIKIQVAGDDRELRKSLLTDIADKANAVAVHHIGKQLVFYRASETVKASAKIVIPKL, from the coding sequence ATGCAATTAAACAGCAAACAAATCGCTTACTTACGTGGCCTGGCACACACTTTGAGCCCAGTTGTCATGATAGGCAACAATGGCCTGACCGACGCCGTATTAAAAGAAATAGAGGTCAGCCTGAACGCGCATGAGCTCATTAAGATTCAAGTCGCCGGGGATGATCGCGAATTACGCAAATCGCTGCTGACCGACATCGCAGACAAGGCCAATGCCGTTGCCGTGCATCACATTGGCAAACAGCTGGTCTTTTACCGTGCCAGCGAGACCGTAAAAGCCTCTGCCAAAATCGTCATCCCCAAGCTTTAA
- a CDS encoding DUF4149 domain-containing protein has product MAKQAGLTGLINPLLLTLWVGALWMTAITASVLFQTIPDRPLAGLVAGKLFTIVSYIGLVSGVWLLIQRLASDGFAAFKQGLFWVVFMMWVLVLVGEFGIQPLLAQLKASALPNDVMQSVFASRFKTWHGVASIAYLVECLLGIWLVIKSS; this is encoded by the coding sequence ATGGCCAAGCAAGCAGGACTCACAGGTTTGATTAATCCACTGTTGCTGACCCTTTGGGTGGGTGCATTATGGATGACTGCCATCACGGCCAGTGTCTTGTTTCAAACCATACCGGATCGGCCGTTAGCAGGTCTGGTGGCTGGTAAACTGTTTACAATTGTCAGTTATATCGGCTTGGTGAGCGGTGTCTGGTTGCTGATTCAGCGCTTGGCCAGTGATGGCTTTGCAGCGTTCAAGCAAGGGTTGTTCTGGGTCGTGTTCATGATGTGGGTGCTGGTACTGGTCGGCGAGTTTGGCATCCAGCCCTTGTTGGCACAATTAAAAGCCAGTGCTTTGCCAAATGACGTGATGCAAAGTGTGTTTGCCAGCCGTTTTAAAACCTGGCATGGCGTGGCCAGTATTGCTTATTTAGTTGAGTGTTTGCTGGGCATCTGGCTGGTGATTAAATCTAGCTAA
- the greA gene encoding transcription elongation factor GreA encodes MAVHQIPVTVIGAELLKEELQRLRAVDRPNIIQAIAEARAQGDLSENAEYEAAKERQSFIEGRISELEAKLSNLQIIDPTMLNAEGRVVFGATVRFEDLDSGDAKTYQIVGEDEADIKNGKISVSSPIARGLIGKSEGEVVEIQSPGGVKEYEILEVLYI; translated from the coding sequence ATGGCAGTACATCAAATTCCTGTGACCGTGATTGGTGCAGAATTGCTCAAAGAAGAATTACAACGTTTGCGCGCGGTAGATCGCCCTAATATTATCCAGGCGATTGCTGAAGCGCGTGCACAGGGTGACTTGTCTGAAAATGCCGAATACGAGGCTGCCAAAGAGCGTCAAAGCTTTATTGAGGGCCGTATTTCAGAGCTCGAAGCCAAGTTGTCCAACTTGCAGATCATAGATCCAACCATGTTGAACGCAGAAGGCCGTGTTGTGTTTGGTGCGACTGTGCGCTTTGAAGACCTGGATTCTGGCGATGCAAAAACGTATCAAATTGTGGGTGAAGACGAAGCCGACATTAAAAATGGCAAAATCTCTGTCAGCTCACCTATCGCGCGTGGCTTGATTGGCAAATCTGAGGGCGAAGTAGTTGAAATACAATCGCCGGGTGGTGTCAAAGAGTACGAAATTCTTGAAGTGCTCTATATTTAA
- the carB gene encoding carbamoyl-phosphate synthase large subunit gives MAKRTDIKSILIIGAGPIVIGQACEFDYSGAQACKALREEGYRVILVNSNPATIMTDPEMADATYIEPITWQIVEKIIEKERPDALLPTMGGQTALNCALDLDKHGVLQKFNVELIGASKEAIDKAEDRQKFKEAMTKIGLGSARSAIAHSLEEALQVQATIGYPAIIRPSFTMGGSGGGIAYNREEFIAICERGLDASPTNELLIEESLLGWKEYEMEVVRDKADNCIIICSIENLDPMGVHTGDSITVAPAQTLSDKEYQIMRNASLAVLREIGVDTGGSNVQFAINPDDGRMIVIEMNPRVSRSSALASKATGFPIAKVAAKLAVGFTLDELRNEITGGQTPASFEPSIDYVVTKVPRFAFEKFPQADSRLTTQMKSVGEVMAMGRSFQESFHKALRGLEVGVDGLDSITDDKDRIVKEMGEPGPERIWYVADAFRLGMRVDEIFDITKIDRWFLVQIEEIIKLEQSLSVKSLADLNKDTLFSLKRKGFSDRRLAKLLNTDQHAVRAFRQALNVRPVYKRVDTCAAEFATNTAYMYSTYEEECESKPTTNKKIMVLGGGPNRIGQGIEFDYCCVHAAFAMREDGYETIMVNCNPETVSTDYDTSDRLYFEPVTLEDVLEIVNIEKPVGVIVQYGGQTPLKLARDLEKAGVPIIGTTPDAIDRAEDRERFQQMLHTLNLKQPPNRTARAPEEAIRLATEIGYPLVVRPSYVLGGRAMEIVHEQSQLERYMREAVKVSNESPVLLDRFLNDAIEVDVDALSDGEDVLIGGIMEHVEQAGVHSGDSACSLPPYSLSDSLQDELRKQTVQMAKALGVKGLMNVQFAVQNTEQGEVVYVLEVNPRASRTVPFVSKACGLQLAKIAARCMAGQSLKSQGVTKEVVPPYYSVKEAVFPFIKFPGVDTILGPEMKSTGEVMGVGTTFAEAFVKSQLGASVKMPTGGRAFISVRNEDHAKVIDIAKDLVKLGFSLVATKGTARALSEQGLDVSPVNKVAEGRPHIVDMIKNDEISLIVNVTEDKKAITDSYEIRRSALQNKVTYYTTLAGARAACIGMAQSKDMNVYSVQDLHKRLA, from the coding sequence ATGGCAAAAAGAACTGACATTAAAAGTATTCTGATTATCGGTGCCGGTCCCATTGTCATTGGGCAGGCCTGTGAGTTCGACTATTCGGGTGCGCAAGCCTGTAAGGCGCTGCGTGAAGAAGGGTATCGCGTCATTCTGGTGAACTCCAACCCGGCCACCATCATGACCGACCCGGAAATGGCGGACGCGACCTACATCGAGCCCATTACCTGGCAAATTGTCGAGAAAATCATTGAAAAAGAGCGTCCTGATGCTCTGTTGCCGACCATGGGCGGCCAGACTGCACTGAACTGTGCGCTGGACCTTGACAAACATGGCGTCTTGCAGAAATTCAATGTCGAGCTGATTGGCGCTTCTAAAGAGGCCATTGATAAAGCCGAAGATCGCCAGAAATTTAAAGAAGCCATGACCAAAATCGGTCTGGGTTCGGCACGTTCTGCCATTGCGCATAGCCTGGAAGAAGCCCTGCAAGTGCAGGCAACGATTGGTTATCCGGCCATTATCCGTCCTTCATTCACCATGGGCGGCAGCGGCGGCGGCATTGCGTATAACCGCGAAGAGTTTATCGCCATTTGCGAGCGTGGCCTGGATGCTTCACCAACCAATGAGCTGCTGATTGAAGAGTCACTGCTGGGTTGGAAAGAGTACGAGATGGAAGTGGTGCGCGACAAGGCGGACAACTGCATCATTATTTGTTCGATTGAAAACCTGGACCCGATGGGCGTGCATACTGGCGACAGTATCACCGTCGCGCCAGCGCAAACCCTGAGTGACAAAGAATACCAGATCATGCGTAACGCCTCGTTGGCCGTGCTGCGTGAAATCGGTGTGGATACTGGTGGTTCTAACGTGCAATTCGCCATCAACCCTGATGATGGTCGCATGATCGTGATTGAGATGAACCCGCGTGTATCACGTTCTTCTGCGCTGGCGTCTAAAGCAACGGGTTTCCCGATTGCTAAAGTCGCTGCCAAATTGGCGGTGGGCTTTACCCTAGACGAATTGCGTAACGAAATCACCGGTGGTCAAACGCCGGCATCGTTTGAGCCTTCGATTGACTATGTCGTCACCAAAGTGCCACGGTTTGCATTTGAAAAATTCCCGCAGGCTGATAGCCGTTTAACCACGCAGATGAAGTCTGTGGGTGAAGTGATGGCCATGGGCCGCAGTTTCCAGGAGTCTTTTCACAAAGCCTTGCGTGGCCTTGAAGTTGGCGTCGACGGTTTGGACTCTATAACCGATGACAAAGACCGTATTGTTAAAGAAATGGGCGAGCCGGGACCTGAGCGTATCTGGTATGTGGCTGATGCCTTCCGTCTGGGTATGCGTGTCGATGAAATTTTTGACATCACTAAGATTGACCGCTGGTTTCTGGTGCAGATCGAAGAAATCATCAAACTGGAGCAGTCTTTGTCAGTGAAGTCACTGGCAGACTTAAACAAAGACACTTTGTTTAGTCTTAAGCGCAAAGGGTTCTCTGACCGTCGTTTGGCCAAGTTGCTGAATACTGACCAACATGCGGTGCGTGCTTTCCGCCAAGCTTTAAATGTGCGCCCTGTTTATAAGCGCGTTGATACTTGCGCGGCTGAATTCGCCACCAACACGGCTTATATGTACTCTACTTATGAAGAAGAGTGTGAGTCAAAACCAACCACCAATAAGAAAATTATGGTGCTCGGTGGCGGCCCTAACCGCATTGGCCAGGGCATTGAGTTTGACTATTGCTGCGTACATGCAGCCTTCGCCATGCGCGAAGATGGTTATGAAACCATCATGGTGAACTGTAACCCTGAGACCGTTTCTACCGACTACGATACTTCTGACCGTTTGTACTTTGAGCCGGTGACTTTGGAAGATGTCCTGGAAATCGTTAATATCGAAAAACCAGTCGGTGTGATTGTGCAATATGGCGGTCAAACACCATTAAAATTAGCGCGTGACCTGGAAAAAGCCGGTGTGCCTATCATTGGTACCACGCCAGATGCGATTGATCGCGCTGAAGACCGTGAGCGCTTTCAGCAAATGCTGCATACCCTCAATTTGAAGCAGCCACCAAACCGCACTGCACGTGCACCAGAGGAGGCGATTCGCCTGGCAACTGAGATTGGTTATCCACTGGTGGTGCGTCCTTCTTATGTGTTGGGCGGCCGTGCGATGGAAATCGTGCATGAACAAAGTCAGCTCGAGCGCTACATGCGTGAAGCGGTGAAAGTGTCTAATGAATCTCCAGTGCTGCTGGATAGATTCTTGAATGATGCGATTGAAGTCGACGTCGATGCATTGAGCGATGGTGAAGATGTTTTGATCGGCGGCATTATGGAGCACGTTGAGCAAGCAGGTGTGCACTCTGGTGACTCTGCCTGTTCATTGCCACCTTACAGCCTGAGCGATAGCCTGCAAGACGAGTTGCGCAAGCAAACCGTGCAAATGGCCAAAGCGTTAGGTGTAAAAGGCCTGATGAACGTGCAGTTTGCGGTGCAGAATACCGAGCAGGGCGAAGTGGTTTATGTGTTGGAAGTAAACCCGCGTGCCTCACGTACCGTGCCGTTTGTGTCTAAAGCGTGTGGTTTGCAGTTAGCGAAAATCGCCGCCCGTTGTATGGCGGGCCAGAGCCTGAAATCGCAAGGGGTGACCAAAGAAGTGGTGCCGCCTTATTATTCAGTCAAAGAAGCCGTGTTCCCATTCATCAAGTTCCCAGGCGTAGATACCATTCTGGGGCCTGAAATGAAATCAACCGGTGAAGTGATGGGCGTAGGCACTACCTTTGCCGAAGCATTTGTGAAATCGCAGTTGGGTGCTTCAGTCAAAATGCCAACTGGCGGCAGGGCTTTTATCAGTGTGCGTAATGAAGATCATGCCAAAGTGATTGATATTGCCAAAGATCTGGTCAAGCTCGGCTTCAGCCTGGTAGCGACTAAAGGCACTGCACGCGCATTGTCAGAACAAGGTCTGGACGTTTCACCAGTCAATAAAGTGGCCGAAGGCAGGCCGCATATTGTCGACATGATCAAAAACGATGAGATCAGCTTGATTGTTAACGTGACTGAAGACAAAAAAGCCATTACCGACTCGTATGAAATTCGTCGTAGTGCGTTGCAAAACAAGGTCACCTATTACACGACCCTGGCTGGTGCACGTGCAGCCTGTATCGGTATGGCTCAAAGCAAGGACATGAATGTCTACTCGGTGCAAGACTTGCACAAACGCCTTGCTTAA